In Siniperca chuatsi isolate FFG_IHB_CAS linkage group LG24, ASM2008510v1, whole genome shotgun sequence, the DNA window ATTATGAATACATCACTGAGAAAAGGCTCTCAAACAAAGTTTGACAGGATGAAAGGAGAAGGTTTTACGAGTCCAAGGCCTGCACTTAGTGCGACAGCGCCTGTACGTTATGAAACACTCTCCCAAGTAGCTTCACCACCATTTACCTCATCACTTTAAATGGGGAATAATGATGAGCAATTGCGAAAAGCATATGTCACTCACAGGCTATAGAAGAACTGAATATGCAGCAAAAGGGGAGGTAATGGCTTCACCCCAAGTCCACATAACTAATAAAGTGAGTGTTGAGGGTctgtggtggtgtgtgtttgcatgtgtagtGTGCACGCGTCTTTATTTGTGTCCGTCTGTGATCTCTGTAGGGCGCAATGGTGATGCTGTGCTTCCCTGCAGACTCAGTTTTGGGATGCCGTCCAGAGCTCAGCTTCAGCACCggctccctctctcacacacacagagtcacacccGCCCACACAGtttctcctgcacacacacatgcactgttACACCTGCCTACGCATTCTCTCTCGTGGATGCAGATACACAAGACACACATATTCATAGCACACACAGACCTTTTCCCAGTGGCGGCGGTGCATAAGGCTCCAATTAGTTTTGACACATCTGAGGCTTTTGGTTGCGGGGTTCAGTGCTAACATTGTTCCTCTGGTCTGGACAGGGCTTAacagaactgtgtgtgtttgtgtgcagcagtgtgtttatctgtgtgcatgtatgcctGTGCCGGTGTGTGCAGGCGGTGCTTGTTGTGATTGTGTGATTTAGTATGCATATGTGTGGGCAGGTGTGATTTTGAGCATGTGAACTGTGAAGGAGTGGTGGGGTATCAGTGGCTCGCCACAGCTTTAACACTAAGGTGTGGAGGTCAGTCCCATCTGACTCGTGACTctcatcgtcacagagctgccCCAGGGTCTCTGTGAATGTCGAACCTGTTATCTCACAATTACACTGCCAGTGTATGTGACTCACAGGCAGAGCACCTTAATTCATATCTTTGTGTGtatattaatgtaaaaacaaaaatgacaaaaagaatcCTATAATGTCGACAGACCTAATATCCTTTGTGGCAGCTTCAAATCAGTTGAAAGAAAAGTAATTGTAACAATACCAATAGTGTATTTGATGCTCTGTGGGGTGTCTTTAATATCTGTCAGGAAGAAAAGGATAGCCaggtttttattagttttttccTTTGATGAGACTTGAAGATTACTGGTTATTTACACTGGGAGCCAGGCGTATACCTTGAGCTGTGCTTGATTGAAGTTCCTCTCTGTTTGACTGCCCACCTAACGTAGAAAAGCAAAGCTCTCAGTGGGGCTATAAAGCCTTGAATAGGTTGAGTAGCTACTTCAAATCCCTGTAGCATGGTGAGTGACCCTCTGGGCTTTCAATAACCCATATCATGcttttgcattcatttgcatcAAGACCCATGGGATGTGTTCCAGTCACGTGCTTTACtaataatagtataatataagaataatgtattattttattgattttatttttcacgTGCTGCTTCCAGATCCCATCTCATTTTTCATAACCATCAATATTGTGTGCTTTCAAAACATATACAAACAAAAGTAGCATGGATATGATGACCAAAGACCACGTAGAGGCATTGGTAGTAGTTTCAGCTCCTTAAATTAGCAAATACAGCATAACTACGCATGGCGAGTATAGCACCTGTCAAACACAGGCAACGCAAAGTGTCGAATGCATTACAACAacactacaaaaacacaattaaaaaggaaaaaggctctgttccattaagtttcccagtaagccatgccagtcagacagcatgcacaatactgGGACCCTGGAACTGACACATCTAAATTGAAtgaattaatgttattaattctacctgtgcttttcctgttatgACAGGAAAACAGTCAGGGTACATTTAAGATCTTCAGAAAGCATAATAGCATAGAAGCACCATGTTAGCTAAATGCAGCTTCAGCGTGTTTGGTTCTGACTCGATGTACTACTAGCTGACTGCTTTCTATTTAATAACAAGTTAGTCATTTTGTATGTTTGATTTAGGAATTAAATCTGTATTtgagtacagcacttgagtaattAAACTCATAGCTCATCACCGTGTGGACACTAGGCAGAACTGTCATATTTTGTTATGAGAGGAAATTAGAGAAATGATTGTTAATTGCTAATCAGGCCACTGTCTTGTGACTCTTTCATGTCATGGAGTTAAGGTGTGTTTGGACCTCCTCATTCTAGAGTGGTTCTAATTTAGCTTCACGTCCTCTGCCCTCCTTCACATTCACCAAGATGTGCCATGTCATTCCGGCCATGTTATGTCCTCTCCTTTTGTCGTCTTGGCCTTTCCCTGTTATCCCCTTTACCCTCTGTACTAATTCATATCACTCCACTCTGCCCACATCTTTTCCAccgctcctctcctctcctcacctttaCTTTCTATCTTCCCCCACAGCTCCAGTCTCTTTTCCCACTACTGTATTCTACCCTTCACTATGTTGCTCCCTCCtgacctctctcctctcttccaccCACTCTCCTCGCAATAAGCACTGCAATGTGGATCCATATTGGATTATTGTGTTTGCCATTAGCCTTTGGGTTGACAGTGTAATTGCCTTCATCCACCAGTGTCTCTGTAAGCTTGACCCTGCCAACTCTGCATTTGCATTTCCGCAGAGAATACTGGATGACCTGTCCATCAAAAAGCTACAGAGATTTAGTCGTGATGGCTAGATAGCTAGAGCCCTAGTCGTTGTCTACCATTCCTCATTTCCATGTCTGCACTGAATACTGGCTAGTTATTGTGTCCAGGGTGCAGGCAGGACCAAGACCTGCCAGAGTTAACAAGCTAGCAAGTCAGAAACTGGTAATCATCTTTCATAACATTGTTTCTACTCAGAGCCGAGAGCTACCTGCTACCCCCACTGGACAAGCACAAACATTCCTCAATGCGTAGTTCTCATCATTTTATATGTTTCACACTCAACAAGTATGAATATGTATGCTGCCTTCAAGCACTCAATGTTTTGGAGTCTGTGTCAAAATCAATGCCCACATTTCTGCCACGTCCTCAGGCAGACACACAACCTGTTCATCGTCAGGTTTATTATCAAAAGATAGCTGCTCTTCAGTTCATTCTGTTGATCAGAGACTTGAAGTTTTCAGACAAGACTGTTAATGACcttgtttgtctctctccctctctccccaccTCCCCATTGCTCTTCCATCAACTTTGTTTTCCCACTCAGGGCCGTTGCACGCGAGAGAACTGCAAATACCTCCACCCGCCCGCTCACCTGAAGACCCAGCTGGAGATCAACGGGCGAAATAAcctgatccagcagaagacagCGGCCGCCATGTTGGCTCAACAGATGCAATTCATGATCCCCGGCACCACCATGCAACCTGTGGTCAGTGCTGGCTGCTCTACTGTGGGAATTGACTGGCAATGCAGTGTAACTCACTATGAAAATAGCAGTGAACGCTGTTGtgctacactgtaaaaaatgtggCTTAGTTCTTGTTAAAACATCTTTGCATATCAAGTTACAACAGTTAAAATGAATTCAACATTTTGCAATATCACATATTTGATGATTTACTTGCGCATTATCATGATATCATATCTTTGGTTTACGTAGAAAGTTGGTGCAAAATGTTGCCTACATTATTTTGACCTTCATACcaatgtaattttctttcagTATCATGGTCTTGGTTTAAGCTTTAACTGACAAGCGGTGCATGATTCACTGAGAAAATATGAGAATTCTGTTACAGTGCATTGATACAGCTTTCTATTAGATACTTGACTATTGTCTTTCCTCTCAGATTACCCTGTTTGCAGATTACATGTCAGGCTTGAAAGATCATGAATTTGTTCTCACAATAATTGAgatgcccttgagcaaagcGCAAAACTCCCTAACTACTCTGTATGAGTTGCTCTGCAGTCAGCGGTAGAATGTGGTTGCGCTGGGCAGCTGCCAGGTGTGAACGTGTTTAACTGCATCAATATAAGGCTGGGTGTAGCTGAAAAAGAACATGCTTGCACAGCAAAATCTTCCCAGAATACatagaggttaaaaaaaactcaaactctTCTCTTGTTTCTTCCCCCCCTCACTTTTTCTCTGAAACCTATTAccctctctgttctctctctctacctgtcacACCCTCTCCCCACCTCACGTCTCATCTTTCTCACCCACCACTCTGCACAGCTGCGCCCTCTGTTCGTTTGTCTCTTGTGTCTCTTCCCTCTAACTTCTGTCCCTCTTTTACATCTCTGTACCCTCTTTCTGCCTTTCGCCCTCTACTTCCCACTGTACCTACCTACAGCTATCATTTTACATCTTTGCCATTCAACCATTTCTTTTGTCCCTGTCTACCATTTTAATTAAGAATGTGAAAAATAgctaaaacaagaaaagaaaagcagacagaATATCTCTCTTTATATATAAAGAGCAGTCATGACAACAAAGAGGAGCTGTTCAGATAAGTATTGGTaaactgtcttttctttccatCTACAGCAGACGTTTCCAGTCAGCCAGGGCCTGGGTTCCAGCGCAGGTTTGAGCTACACACCCTACCTGACTCCCATGTCCCACAACATGGGCCTGGTGCCCACAGACATCCTGCCCAGCACCCCCGTTATCGTCCCTGGCAGCCCGCCCGTCTCCATGACCGGCGGCTCTTCCTCCAACCAGAAACTGCTGCGTACCGACAAGCTGGAGGTGACCCACCCAATCACAGTCCTCCCTCTTTCAGACAAGACGTGCATGACGGCTAATCATAGCTAATTTTCTCTTTGAGGTTGTGAAGTATAATTATGGTAATATCTTACTATGGATGTGAAAGAGATGCAGTATATACGTGGTGCTAATGAGTATCATTAATAGCTCCAGAGCATTTACAGGACAACCTCTGGGTATTATGGTTTTGATATAATAGTCAAAAATACATGTGTAATGTCTGAAAAGATTCTCTATATACTGTAGAGTGAatacaggaaagaaaacaatacaaaatacatacTACCTCCTTGGTTACCACAGGAGTTGGCAtagcaacaaataaaatacagctaCTGGACAAGGGAATTCTTAGCAGCGCTAAACACATCTTTAACCATTAAATCAACTTTTTGAATTTACTTGTTGTAAAAATTGCCTTAGACCCTTTGCCCTTTAAGCAAAGAAAGTATGTTTCATAAGAAAGTAATTAGTgacttaaataaatacattttgaagttGCCTTTGAATAAGCCCAAATAAGCAGTAAAGTTTGATTTTTACAGAAACCTGACATTGTTTCactgtattaaaataatttaatctcaCATCATGCTACGTATTGTATCACAATTTCAAAAAAAGGCCTGGTGAAATGTGTAACTGCAGTAATTGTTTATACTGCCAAGTACCTCCAAAACAACACTATCAGGCTCCTCATTTGATAGGTCTTTACCTCTGCATTGTCCTTGAGCTCAGTTAAAGAACATCTGATTGTGTTACCCCCTTTCAGAAATAATTAAGGCTTGTATCAGAAacataatttgaaaaaaagagataGTGTGAGATTACAGTGATTTAAATTGGAATTTGCTCAACACAAACTGGTACTTGCTAGACAGCCACAGTTAGACTGGGACAATTACAACAACTTCAGCCATCTCCATCTGCCCCCTGGTAAACAACTCTGAATGAGAATAGCTTGGTGATTGTGAAAGAGTGCATAAAGGGGATtattttttctccactacatttataaAGATAAACAGTAATCTCCCTAAGACCTGGAGGTGATGCGTAGGTGTATgcctgtatgtgtttttctccGGGAGTGCTATCACTTAGCAACTGAATGAAGTTGGCTCTAATGAAACAGTATCCCTCTGAGACACTCCCACACAAAaccagcatgtgtgtgcacacgtgtgtgtgtgtgtgtgtgtgtgtgtgtgtgtgtgtgtgtgtgtgtgtgtgtatgtctcagTCCCAGAGTACAAGTCAAAAGCAGATCCCCCTGTGATTATGCCCAGACCTCTGAACAGTTGAACCCTGACTGGTTCAGTGATTCCACAAACATTTGGGTTTTGCACACATTGCAGTTTAGTTACAAGGTGCTAAGGCCTTTTCACAAGAGTCCAAAACTAATTTAtcatctgtatttttaaaaaaatgttggtgCGAGTCTGGTGCAACAGAATAAAGTAAAACCTTCAAATACTCCACCTCTTATGCTGTGGATTAGATTAAAAACAGTATAGCCTTCATATGTTCGTATTGGTGTTTCTTTCCTGCTTCCACCTGCCTTTAATATCATgtagtttgttttcttctgataTATGATTTTTGGAGGTTTCTTCACATCCTCCACTGTAAACAAAGGTTGGAGCAGAATTATAGACTTAAGGTACTTCTCAGGAGAGTAGCACACACATCAACAGAGATTTATAACATAGCAAATATTgatacagtatttcatttgttGTCTTTGATGTTCTGCCATATGTTCTGAACCCGCTTTCCTGCTTGTCATACAACTCTTTGTGACCAAACACTCAAACCTTTAGCTGCTCAGACACCATGTTTGTTATAGACACATCACATGAACAGCAGTTATGTAAATTATCCAACACAAGAACAATACAGAAAATGAACTGGCctctcatttttaaaaatgtaatgcctCACGACAATCCCAAATTCTGTGTGCAAGACATTCTatatttgagtgtgtttgtttaaagaacaatatgttctttttcatttttttgtacaaaaatatcGGACCTGGTGTGAAAAGGCCTTAAGTCTTGTTGGCCCTACCATGCAGTATTTGAATATGTATCAAGAATCTCATTTTCAAAACAGTCAAACCAACATGGACACACCAAAATGTCTAATACTttcaaaaaatctaatttcatcAAGATTTTGATGCCTGCCTGAGTTACTGTGCTAGTTGGTTGATCATGCACTACAGTAAGAggatgacaaaaaataaatggaattGGATACAGCCAATGCAATGAGTATTATGCTGTTCCTGGTGAATACTGTGATTTTGACTAATATTGTTTCCTGACATGTACTGAAAGCTCAAGTATTCACAGTTAtatctttgtgtgtatttctttgttttctctttttgcatgcatacatctgtgtgtctgtccacatctgtgtgtgtgtgtgtgtgtgtgtgtgtgtgtgtgtgtgtgtgtgtatctgtgtgttcgTCCACCTGGCTCTCCTGCTCACAGGTTTGCCGCGAGTTCCAGCGGGGCAACTGTGCTCGTGGGGAGACTGACTGCCGCTTCGCTCACCCGAGCGACAGCCCCATGATTGACACCAGCGACAACACAGTCACCGTCTGCATGGACTACATCAAGAGCCGCTGCTCCCGTGAGAAGTGCAAGTACTTTCACCCCCCGGCCCACCTGCAGGCCAAGATTAAGGCCGCCCAACACCAGGCCAACCAGACAGCTGTGGCTGCGCAAGCCGCCGCCACAGCTGCAGCCATGGTGAGAGCACAGCACTACAGCCTACCTACCGTTCACCGTGCCTATACAGTGGTAGAGCAGGAAACACACATACTTGTCCTTGTAGTAACCAAACAAATCTCACAAGGTTTCTGCTTGTTTAGAGTACTTATAGAGCAAGAGCTTGTAAGGTCTGGATGGGACAATAAGGCTATTTTATAGcgcttatatacagtataccttGAACTTTTCAATAAGAGCTTTCATTATAATATCCAGGGAGGCTTTTATAGGGCAccaaagaagaaataaattattGGAGGTATTATGGTTGTTGGAAGAGCAAGTTAACATAGTACACACAGTATTATTTACACTCTAAATAACATTCATATTAACACAGAGGTTCTGGTTCAAAGCTGCCATGCCTAGGTATTGCTACCTGACTTTATACAAAGCACAGATTGTTTCAATTGGAGATCTGAGATTGTTGTATGTCCAGGAATACAGACTGTAATTGATCAAACACATCCCAACACTTTCTATTATAAACTTTGTACCAATTAACAAACACGTAAACACACATAGGCTCACTGAATACATGTGACATTATTACAAATCATCTTGGCTTACACATGCTGTTgatgatgacacacacagtaacataaaatgtggagCACTGCTTTATTACTGTATAAAACATACCCACTTCTGGTTTATTCTAGTGGACTCCAGTGTACAACTCAACAATAGTCATCCCAAAGTGAGGCCGTTGTATACAATAAACAGGGTTTAGTGAGACCTAAACGCATCAGTATAATGCCGCAAGAACAATCTGTTATTATCTCACTGcagtctgcttttattttccaaTGCCCTTGGTTCATACAGAGACAGTGTGCTGGCTCACCCCCCATCCCACCTCCCCCCCTGCTCTCAATGATAAGTGCGCCTCTCTGCAGATCAGTGCAAATTGAATCAGGGATGGATGAGGCTGTAGCCTCACGGGTGGGGGTTTACACTCCTCTGCCTTTAGTTGGAAAAATCCCCCAACAGGCTGAGGAAGAGACAGATAGCAAGATAGACAGaaatgcaggcagacagacagttagaaGGGTTTGGCAGTGTGTTTTGGCTGTGCCACACCCTCTCCCATGCTCTGAGTGGCTTCTTTTGAATGGTTCTTTGGCTGCTGCACTCGCACACCTTGTACTGCGCCAGTGTGCTGACTGACTTTTTTCCTCCATGACATGGGCATGCTTTATGCGTTGCACATACCTCTCTCATTGGCTGGCTCCATTGCTGCTTGCTCTCCCTGTCCTTCCTCCATAAGTCCACAGTGTGGATGATAAGGCGACCATGACTTCAGGTTAGTTTGGTTTGTGCACATTGTAGCACCTGCATGAAAGCAGGAAAACAACAAGGAATTGAAACACGCATAAACAAAAATGAGCCTGAGACCTATAACCTGATATTGACCTGTCAGCGCTTACCTTAGCTCAACAACTTCCCCATCAAGTACACAATACTTCATCAAACAAGAAGATTTAGTTTATCTTGCTAATGCATTTTCTTTACAGTACTCCTCTTGTATATGTTCCTCATATGCCCCAGTTTATCAACTTTATGACCCAATTCCCAATTTACAGCAGTTACAGGCTGTGGTAGAGGTGAGCAGGGTTAGCCTAAGGACAATGAGTTGTTTAGTCAGCACCTTTAATCCAATTTTCTTTTAGCCTTTAAGCAGAGACCCATAAAACCTGTATTGCTGCACTGCTGCAAATAGGTAATATCATTATCcataattcactttttttttaaatctaaagcAAATAGGCTAAAGTGCACTGTAGATAAGGTTACACATTAACTGATACAGTTACAGTAAGACGATCCTATTATTGagattatgttgttttactgtgCCACATTATGTGTTGCTTGCCATGCTGTGATCTTCTTCCTCATCGCAAGTCAAATGCAGTCATCTTTGCTTTTCATGTCACTTTAATAGACCATCTTCCATTTTAACTAACCTAAGTGTTTAAGTCTGTTAACACTACAGTGCATCAGCAATGCATTGTCGCTCTCTAATAGGATACATATTGTTATATACTATTAGAAAATCCACATACATGAAGCAAGAGGCTTGTGCATGGACCCCTTAAGTGCTGTGCTCATCACATCCatgtcatctttttttcttctcagcaGTGACATAAAATGTAAGGACGTTTTTAATTAGTTAGCAAAGTTAACAAAAGCAATAACttgaaataaaactatttattaTTACCTTGTTAGGTTGGCTTCATACTAATATTAGATTAGtaaacactttttaaattgCTTCTAGATTTTAAGATATTAGTTGTAGGAGGAATGTAAGAATAAACAGAGCTCCACATTCTGTGATTAAACTCTAACTTTGCCTCACATTGTGTCACCTCCCCAAGTTCATTGATCACACTAACAAGCCACATGTGCTCATGATGCAGATTTAGTTTGAGGATTTGTCACTTATTTCAAGCACTAGACCTGAATCGACACCGGATGTGATCGTTAAACTACTTTTTGTTAGGATTGTTAGGACTACTTATTGTTGCTGCCACACGAAGGACAGCATTTCAACACCCTCTCAGTAGAAATAGTGTTTACCTGTAGTTTAAATCCTGCCTACACAAACGTGTCCACTTCTTGCAGCCACTTGTGATGGCAGAGTTCAATAATTTGAGAGGCTTTGACCAGAGCTCACTTACATCCCTATCTGTTGTGGGTGTTTTAGACATTTCTCAGGCCCAAAACTACCACACATCATCAAATAGAGTACTCCAGGAGCACAgtaattattgtgtgtgtaggacTGTAGTACTTCTTTGAAAGCTGTAGAGAACCTGTGTTCAGATCTCACATAAAGTGTCAGCCCAGTTTTTATAGTCTGAATCAGTTGTGTTTACTGCATTTTCTTCTTGCgtagatattaaaaaaaatgatttacttGTTCAGAAATAGTTTACATTACTACTAAATGCTTTCCCAGTAGTTTTGAAGTACATCATAGAATCTTGCTTTTTTTAACCAAAGGTTAATATAGatgctttttttgcttttgtactAATTCAAAAAGGAGCAATGTTTctttaaagtaaacaaaacaattttttgtttatgtgcatgtctATTGTTTTGTATGTGGTATACTTGCATTcagattatttttgtttttgtttttttccttctcaccTATCCACAATGCAATGCTGTCCCCCATGACGCACCTCTGCTTGCTGTTACCTGTATGTTAATACGCTTGAATCCCATTGGCCCACTGCCATCATGTGCTCGCTGCCTGCTAATTAAAGACTCAGTCGACTGCCAAAGCAATGAAGCGACCCCTCGAGGCAACTGTAGACCTGGTACTTTGACCTTTCACCTTTTGCTTTGCATGTAGCTTCTTTAATTGTACTGTAGCCACTCACAAAATTTAAGTTGGCTCTTCTGCTTTTGTGAAACCCTGTAAGACACTTTTAAAGTATAAATTTGTATAATTTATGATCACCAGTGGCAATTCTAGATTGTACTGTACGTTTATTAAATGAACAACTACattgtaatgttaaaataattccAGTTATCACACTATTTTCGTTGTTGATTGCCTTGCTATGGTGTAGTTTCTCACTGTCCTTGTGATAGTTACAGCAAGTTTCCATTTTTGCCTTGTTGTGCTGTGCATAGACAAATAACAGATTTGCAAATATCGGTGTTGACATGCATGAGTATACAGTTCAAATCTACTGTgcttctgttgtgtgtgtgtgtgtgtgtgtgtgtgtgtgttttcggtGGATAGGCGTTCCCCCACGGCGTCCTCCAGCCCCTACCAAAGAGACAAGCACTTGAGAAGAGCAACGGAGCAAGCTCCCTGTTCAACCCCAGTGTTTTGCACTACCAGCAGGCGCTGGCAAACGCAcagctccagcagcaccatTTCTTTCCCACAGGTAAGAGCTCTCAATCgatacacactgcacacagatGCAAATAGAAGCACTCAGGTATGCGGagcatgcaagcacacacagatacactcaCTGAATGAGCTCAGCTAACCTTCTATCCATCACAAATATATCTTTTTGGAGTTTCTGAAATGGTGTGTGCTAATGTTTCAGCTATTCACCGTGCCATCCCTTAACTTTGATCTAGAGCCTGCCAATATAAACACGTAACTGCTGCCAGGTGGAAGGGCAGTGCAGGCTTTGATCATGAGTAATAAAAGTTATGATCTATTACCACTTGAATATGATACACCTGCCACTCTACTGACGCCCAAGCATACAAAAGAGCAAAATAAGACCAGTTGTGCAAAGGCTTTGTAACTATGTTACTATAAAACTATAAGCCTTTTAAAGGAAATAATGACTTATAGTTTTGAGCAAATGCAGCCTTTTcagtgtgtattttatatatatatattgaaaaaaatccaatttaaaaaaaaaaaaagcaattttgtTCAGATTTTCCCAAATTAATTCAAGTCTGCTCCCTTATTCCTCTTCAGTTCTTTCCCCCTAAACAAAATGCTCTCTCTGTCTACTCCTCATAGAAACTAACAGTAGCTGAAGCCCCCTGGGGTCACCCGCTAAACGAGCTAACTGCAGCTAATACGGTGGCCTGTAGCCACATTGAGTCATGAGGAGGAGACTCCCATCCCTCACTCTTCTTTCTACctgctctttttgtttctgtgtggtgTGAGATGCCTGACCAcccctcatccctccctccatctgtgTGGGGGAAGTAGCCCTGGGTTAAAGTCGTGTTTGCAaatctgtttttacatttttttatcaacaaatcTGCAAAGTTTCAGGTGGGTGGGGTTTCTCCATCCATGTAGACAAAAACAGTAGGTATTGAAAACATTGGAGATAGTTGaaatttactgtaatatttttgtGATGGACACTTATCTGAATGGTTCTGATGCAGTAAACCCTTCCCATCTTCATTTGACCCAAATCTGGATA includes these proteins:
- the mbnl2 gene encoding muscleblind-like protein 2 isoform X11 produces the protein MALNIASIRDTKWLTLEVCRQFQRGTCSRSDEECKFAHPPKSCQVENGRVIACFDSLKGRCTRENCKYLHPPAHLKTQLEINGRNNLIQQKTAAAMLAQQMQFMIPGTTMQPVTFPVSQGLGSSAGLSYTPYLTPMSHNMGLVPTDILPSTPVIVPGSPPVSMTGGSSSNQKLLRTDKLEVCREFQRGNCARGETDCRFAHPSDSPMIDTSDNTVTVCMDYIKSRCSREKCKYFHPPAHLQAKIKAAQHQANQTAVAAQAAATAAAMAFPHGVLQPLPKRQALEKSNGASSLFNPSVLHYQQALANAQLQQHHFFPTDHPEVSVRKGMECHEAALGNPEQPLCKYYLTSPIEVQQPAC
- the mbnl2 gene encoding muscleblind-like protein 2 isoform X12; translation: MALNIASIRDTKWLTLEVCRQFQRGTCSRSDEECKFAHPPKSCQVENGRVIACFDSLKGRCTRENCKYLHPPAHLKTQLEINGRNNLIQQKTAAAMLAQQMQFMIPGTTMQPVQTFPVSQGLGSSAGLSYTPYLTPMSHNMGLVPTDILPSTPVIVPGSPPVSMTGGSSSNQKLLRTDKLEVCREFQRGNCARGETDCRFAHPSDSPMIDTSDNTVTVCMDYIKSRCSREKCKYFHPPAHLQAKIKAAQHQANQTAVAAQAAATAAAMAFPHGVLQPLPKRQALEKSNGASSLFNPSVLHYQQALANAQLQQHHFFPTVPMMYSATPATVSAATTPATSVPYAATAPANQIILK
- the mbnl2 gene encoding muscleblind-like protein 2 isoform X14 → MALNIASIRDTKWLTLEVCRQFQRGTCSRSDEECKFAHPPKSCQVENGRVIACFDSLKGRCTRENCKYLHPPAHLKTQLEINGRNNLIQQKTAAAMLAQQMQFMIPGTTMQPVQTFPVSQGLGSSAGLSYTPYLTPMSHNMGLVPTDILPSTPVIVPGSPPVSMTGGSSSNQKLLRTDKLEVCREFQRGNCARGETDCRFAHPSDSPMIDTSDNTVTVCMDYIKSRCSREKCKYFHPPAHLQAKIKAAQHQANQTAVAAQAAATAAAMAFPHGVLQPLPKRQALEKSNGASSLFNPSVLHYQQALANAQLQQHHFFPTATTPATSVPYAATAPANQIILK
- the mbnl2 gene encoding muscleblind-like protein 2 isoform X2, which produces MALNIASIRDTKWLTLEVCRQFQRGTCSRSDEECKFAHPPKSCQVENGRVIACFDSLKGRCTRENCKYLHPPAHLKTQLEINGRNNLIQQKTAAAMLAQQMQFMIPGTTMQPVTFPVSQGLGSSAGLSYTPYLTPMSHNMGLVPTDILPSTPVIVPGSPPVSMTGGSSSNQKLLRTDKLEVCREFQRGNCARGETDCRFAHPSDSPMIDTSDNTVTVCMDYIKSRCSREKCKYFHPPAHLQAKIKAAQHQANQTAVAAQAAATAAAMTQSTAKAMKRPLEATVDLAFPHGVLQPLPKRQALEKSNGASSLFNPSVLHYQQALANAQLQQHHFFPTGSVFCMTPASSLDHPEVSVRKGMECHEAALGNPEQPLCKYYLTSPIEVQQPAC
- the mbnl2 gene encoding muscleblind-like protein 2 isoform X5, whose protein sequence is MALNIASIRDTKWLTLEVCRQFQRGTCSRSDEECKFAHPPKSCQVENGRVIACFDSLKGRCTRENCKYLHPPAHLKTQLEINGRNNLIQQKTAAAMLAQQMQFMIPGTTMQPVQTFPVSQGLGSSAGLSYTPYLTPMSHNMGLVPTDILPSTPVIVPGSPPVSMTGGSSSNQKLLRTDKLEVCREFQRGNCARGETDCRFAHPSDSPMIDTSDNTVTVCMDYIKSRCSREKCKYFHPPAHLQAKIKAAQHQANQTAVAAQAAATAAAMTQSTAKAMKRPLEATVDLAFPHGVLQPLPKRQALEKSNGASSLFNPSVLHYQQALANAQLQQHHFFPTVPMMYSATPATVSAATTPATSVPYAATAPANQIILK
- the mbnl2 gene encoding muscleblind-like protein 2 isoform X8, with protein sequence MALNIASIRDTKWLTLEVCRQFQRGTCSRSDEECKFAHPPKSCQVENGRVIACFDSLKGRCTRENCKYLHPPAHLKTQLEINGRNNLIQQKTAAAMLAQQMQFMIPGTTMQPVQTFPVSQGLGSSAGLSYTPYLTPMSHNMGLVPTDILPSTPVIVPGSPPVSMTGGSSSNQKLLRTDKLEVCREFQRGNCARGETDCRFAHPSDSPMIDTSDNTVTVCMDYIKSRCSREKCKYFHPPAHLQAKIKAAQHQANQTAVAAQAAATAAAMAFPHGVLQPLPKRQALEKSNGASSLFNPSVLHYQQALANAQLQQHHFFPTGSVFCMTPASSLVPMMYSATPATVSAATTPATSVPYAATAPANQIILK
- the mbnl2 gene encoding muscleblind-like protein 2 isoform X10 produces the protein MALNIASIRDTKWLTLEVCRQFQRGTCSRSDEECKFAHPPKSCQVENGRVIACFDSLKGRCTRENCKYLHPPAHLKTQLEINGRNNLIQQKTAAAMLAQQMQFMIPGTTMQPVQTFPVSQGLGSSAGLSYTPYLTPMSHNMGLVPTDILPSTPVIVPGSPPVSMTGGSSSNQKLLRTDKLEVCREFQRGNCARGETDCRFAHPSDSPMIDTSDNTVTVCMDYIKSRCSREKCKYFHPPAHLQAKIKAAQHQANQTAVAAQAAATAAAMTQSTAKAMKRPLEATVDLAFPHGVLQPLPKRQALEKSNGASSLFNPSVLHYQQALANAQLQQHHFFPTATTPATSVPYAATAPANQIILK